A single region of the Desulfomonile tiedjei genome encodes:
- a CDS encoding 4Fe-4S dicluster domain-containing protein, with protein MSRIRLNTLDPSFKHRVAQQRGGEGIRACFGCKACTAACPIEVVEKRYDPRKIIRMALLGMKKEVLESDFIWLCSSCYGCHEVCPQNVRFTEVMFAIKNLAVAEACVPPGLTGQKTLLKAHGRLYEVTDFENEKREKLGLPRIVEHPEDYERLLHSRETES; from the coding sequence ATGAGCCGTATCCGCCTCAATACACTGGACCCGTCTTTCAAACACCGCGTGGCACAACAGCGGGGCGGAGAAGGCATACGGGCCTGTTTCGGGTGCAAGGCCTGCACCGCGGCTTGTCCAATCGAAGTGGTGGAAAAAAGGTACGATCCCAGAAAAATCATACGCATGGCGCTCCTTGGAATGAAGAAAGAGGTCCTGGAAAGCGATTTTATATGGCTGTGTTCGTCCTGCTACGGTTGTCACGAAGTGTGCCCGCAAAATGTCCGATTCACCGAGGTGATGTTCGCTATTAAGAATCTGGCTGTAGCCGAGGCCTGCGTGCCGCCGGGCCTAACCGGCCAAAAGACATTGCTGAAAGCCCATGGCCGATTGTACGAAGTTACTGACTTCGAGAACGAGAAGCGTGAGAAGCTGGGACTGCCTCGCATTGTGGAGCACCCCGAAGATTACGAACGTCTATTGCATTCACGCGAAACCGAAAGTTAG
- a CDS encoding hydrogenase iron-sulfur subunit, producing MNEQLAESIFLCRPFQPGEPVLNRVLVMGGDQTGLELANRLGREGLEVLLVGNEAGAQVSESVKVMAGSVLEEVHGFVGRFEAVLRTAGERSRERVGFIVAAQPAEIVPKYDAYGLSKTPRVMALSDLESMQRFGDSVEPRRGDWFHAAFLLGLQGESEPTEFARVLKAIQRLQNEERVQCYVFTRNLKVAASGLERLYRESREQGTVFFKFDTDGSAFEDGPEEFLMTFKDPLLGLEMELAPDLLVVDERLNPPRSLGPLVDAIPSSRAASPFLKHDSTRFAGVETAKAGILAVGPSRGVFDAETIAGDIEAVVLAVKKHIPDSLNSALAGPPEIDPARCTICLTCVRLCPHGAISFHKRAEADPASCVRCGICAVECPMQAIRLEPPAGEEDLIERIRRGLSNTGEGAKRIVAFLCARSAAQALESVGMPIRRKITPIIVPCAGTIDPGHILAAMEEGAQAVLAAGCYKGNCASVYGTVLAAERTNQARHALQEAGIDPDLVMFASVAGNTPATLVQTIRHLEAAVDRAFAKNK from the coding sequence GTGAACGAGCAACTCGCTGAATCCATCTTCCTGTGCCGGCCCTTTCAGCCTGGCGAACCGGTTCTCAACCGTGTGCTGGTCATGGGAGGCGACCAAACGGGACTGGAATTGGCGAACCGGCTTGGCCGCGAGGGCCTCGAAGTGCTGCTGGTCGGGAACGAAGCCGGTGCGCAGGTTAGTGAGAGCGTCAAGGTGATGGCCGGTTCGGTTCTGGAAGAAGTCCATGGCTTTGTAGGCAGATTCGAGGCGGTCTTAAGGACCGCGGGTGAGCGTTCCCGCGAAAGAGTAGGGTTCATCGTGGCTGCTCAGCCCGCTGAGATAGTCCCCAAGTACGATGCGTACGGGCTGTCCAAAACCCCAAGGGTCATGGCTCTCTCCGATCTGGAGAGTATGCAACGCTTTGGTGACAGTGTGGAGCCGCGGCGTGGCGACTGGTTCCATGCGGCTTTCTTGCTGGGGCTTCAGGGCGAGTCCGAGCCCACGGAATTTGCAAGGGTCTTGAAAGCCATTCAGCGGCTCCAAAATGAAGAACGGGTGCAGTGTTACGTTTTTACAAGGAATTTGAAGGTCGCAGCTTCGGGGCTCGAAAGGTTGTATCGCGAATCGAGAGAACAAGGGACGGTTTTTTTCAAGTTCGATACCGATGGCTCGGCATTTGAGGACGGTCCGGAAGAGTTTTTAATGACCTTCAAAGACCCGTTGTTGGGCCTGGAGATGGAGCTTGCACCGGATCTATTGGTTGTGGATGAAAGACTCAACCCGCCGCGCTCCTTGGGGCCGCTCGTGGATGCCATACCTTCTTCGCGTGCAGCAAGCCCTTTCTTGAAGCATGACTCGACACGATTTGCAGGCGTGGAGACGGCTAAAGCGGGGATATTGGCGGTCGGGCCTTCGCGAGGAGTTTTCGACGCGGAGACCATTGCCGGGGACATTGAAGCTGTCGTACTGGCTGTCAAGAAGCATATCCCGGATTCTCTCAATTCCGCTCTTGCCGGTCCGCCGGAGATCGATCCTGCCAGGTGCACAATTTGTCTGACCTGCGTCCGCCTCTGCCCGCATGGGGCCATCAGTTTTCACAAAAGAGCGGAAGCAGACCCTGCCAGTTGCGTTCGGTGTGGCATTTGCGCAGTGGAATGTCCGATGCAGGCGATTCGCCTGGAGCCGCCCGCTGGCGAGGAGGATTTGATCGAACGGATTCGGAGGGGCCTCTCGAATACCGGGGAAGGCGCCAAGAGGATAGTAGCGTTCCTGTGCGCTCGGTCTGCCGCGCAGGCCCTCGAGTCCGTGGGGATGCCCATCCGGCGGAAGATAACCCCAATTATTGTGCCTTGTGCCGGAACAATAGATCCAGGCCACATTCTCGCGGCTATGGAGGAGGGCGCGCAAGCGGTACTCGCGGCCGGCTGCTACAAAGGCAACTGTGCGTCGGTCTATGGAACTGTCCTTGCGGCCGAAAGGACGAATCAAGCTCGGCATGCGCTCCAGGAAGCCGGTATTGATCCTGACCTGGTGATGTTTGCATCTGTCGCGGGCAACACCCCCGCCACGCTGGTCCAAACGATCCGGCACCTGGAAGCTGCTGTCGATCGGGCATTCGCAAAAAACAAGTAG
- a CDS encoding CoB--CoM heterodisulfide reductase iron-sulfur subunit A family protein → MHKKVAIIGGGIAGLWSAWELARQGIDSTVVERSAFLGGHVAGFACKATDRCRRCGACLLEDVLQNVTKSDRISSLLRAEVFKIEKTNGGFDLTVSQKPQRIFPEKCTDCGDCEANCPVPGALVRSPLTNQLSVDEEVCLFYKDGSCRACLEACTAGAVKLDGAVQDIQLNPSAVILATGFKPFDPTNKPRFGYGRIPGVVAAPELDSMLRRDNWPGDRRMRSIAFIQCVGSRDAKIGRNYCSRVCCGYAMRLARLLKYRFPEVEPSMFYMDIQTYDRDFDRRLAEAAREVRLVRAIPSEVRLGPDGSPEVIYHGPEDHRLSESFDMVVLSVGISPHAADLFGALAGLSYNRDGFLGADGEGVTTGQEGVFVAGTTQGPRSISETVSHAISAAAAVSSYLGNSR, encoded by the coding sequence ATGCACAAAAAAGTGGCCATTATCGGCGGTGGTATTGCCGGCCTCTGGAGCGCGTGGGAGTTGGCGCGGCAGGGGATCGACTCCACTGTTGTCGAACGGTCGGCTTTTCTCGGTGGCCACGTGGCCGGGTTCGCGTGCAAGGCCACTGACCGGTGTCGCAGATGCGGCGCGTGTCTGCTGGAAGATGTGCTTCAAAACGTGACGAAATCGGACCGTATCAGCTCGCTGCTCCGAGCGGAGGTCTTCAAGATTGAGAAGACCAATGGCGGCTTCGATCTGACGGTTTCTCAAAAGCCGCAGCGAATCTTCCCCGAAAAATGCACCGACTGCGGCGATTGCGAAGCAAACTGCCCTGTGCCAGGTGCTCTGGTCCGCTCCCCTCTGACGAATCAACTCTCAGTAGATGAAGAAGTGTGCCTTTTTTACAAAGACGGTTCGTGTCGCGCATGCCTCGAAGCTTGCACCGCAGGCGCGGTCAAATTGGATGGGGCCGTTCAGGACATTCAACTTAATCCATCCGCTGTGATCCTCGCGACGGGTTTCAAGCCCTTTGACCCGACCAACAAACCGCGATTCGGATACGGCAGAATCCCAGGGGTTGTGGCGGCTCCGGAGTTGGATTCCATGCTCAGGCGGGACAATTGGCCCGGTGACCGGAGAATGCGGTCCATTGCTTTTATCCAGTGTGTGGGCAGCCGGGATGCGAAGATCGGCAGGAACTATTGCTCGCGCGTTTGCTGCGGGTACGCCATGAGACTGGCGAGGCTCTTGAAGTACCGCTTCCCTGAAGTTGAACCCAGCATGTTCTATATGGATATTCAGACCTACGATCGCGATTTTGACCGCCGCCTTGCTGAAGCTGCACGAGAAGTGCGGCTGGTGCGCGCGATTCCAAGCGAGGTGCGCCTTGGGCCGGACGGCAGCCCGGAAGTGATCTATCACGGTCCGGAAGACCACCGGCTATCGGAATCATTTGACATGGTGGTGTTGAGCGTGGGGATCTCCCCACATGCCGCGGACCTGTTCGGGGCACTCGCAGGCTTGTCCTACAACCGGGACGGATTCCTCGGCGCCGACGGCGAAGGCGTAACCACCGGCCAGGAGGGCGTCTTCGTTGCCGGCACAACCCAGGGGCCGCGTTCGATCAGTGAGACTGTTTCGCATGCCATCAGCGCGGCGGCCGCGGTTTCGTCGTATTTGGGCAATTCCCGATAA